The nucleotide window TTCATTTATTTTAATTGTCTGTGAGATGTTTCAATGAAGAGGTTTATTGCTATAGATGGGCTTGATGGTTCTGGTAAAGATACGCAAGCTAGACTTATTGGGGAGAAATATGAAAATGAAGGAACAGTCATCATTCGTTCACATCCAACATCAGACAACATCTTTGGAAGAAATTCAAAAGCTGCTTTGGAAAGAGGAGGTAAACTCAATAAGATAATAGCCACATTATGTTATGGAGCAGATGCAATAAGGTCTGTCATCAAGTATTATGGAAAGGCAGATACAGTTATTTTTGTCAGGTATACATTAGCTGTATCATACTTGAACAAAGCCATTTTCCTACCTGTGTACAAGCTCGTTTGCTTTGCACTTCCTGTTTCTGAATATTTCTTCTATTTGGATGTTTCTCCTGAAAAGCTCGTGGAACGTGTACAGAAGAGAAATGAAAAGGAAGAGATGTTTGAAAATTATGAGGCATTTGTCAAGGTAAGGCAAAAGGCCGAACCTGTTTTATACAATTGGCATGTAATTCCAGCAGATGATTCACCAGAGGAAATATTTGCAAAAATAGAGATTATTCTAGATGAATTGGACTCAAAGTTATTAAATGAGCCTAAAAAATTAGAATAGTTATATACTTTTTTTTTAAAAATAAGTTAAAATAGTAAAAATAGTTATAAAAATAGCAAATAAAAAAATAAGAAAAGTAAATAAAAATGGATTTAATCCATTTCTTTTTCTATAAATTCAGCAACTTTTTCTTTGAATTCTTCAAGAGAGCATTCATTTTCGATTAAATAATCGGTAGTTGATACAACATCACCAATACCGAAACCTAATTCTCTGTTTTCCCTTATCATAAACTCATCAAAATTAGTTGTGTCGTCTTCTCTTCCTCTTAAAGAAATTCTTTTGAATCTGGTTTGAGGACTTGCATAAATTGAAACTGATATGAAATTATCAAAGTTTTCTTTAAAAAGTTCAATTTCATATGGGCTTCTTATTCCATCAATCAAAACGGTTTTAATAATGTTATCCTTTTCAAAAAGATCTTTTATTTTTTGTACAGTTAATTCAGCCACAATGTATTGTCCAAATTCTTCTCTTAAAGTTTTAGCAGTTGTACCTGTATCTTCCCCTC belongs to Methanobrevibacter ruminantium and includes:
- a CDS encoding thymidylate kinase, with the translated sequence MKRFIAIDGLDGSGKDTQARLIGEKYENEGTVIIRSHPTSDNIFGRNSKAALERGGKLNKIIATLCYGADAIRSVIKYYGKADTVIFVRYTLAVSYLNKAIFLPVYKLVCFALPVSEYFFYLDVSPEKLVERVQKRNEKEEMFENYEAFVKVRQKAEPVLYNWHVIPADDSPEEIFAKIEIILDELDSKLLNEPKKLE
- a CDS encoding AAA family ATPase; translation: MKVIGVTGLQGSGKSIFFDTAMEKGALVVSMGDIIREKAAERGEDTGTTAKTLREEFGQYIVAELTVQKIKDLFEKDNIIKTVLIDGIRSPYEIELFKENFDNFISVSIYASPQTRFKRISLRGREDDTTNFDEFMIRENRELGFGIGDVVSTTDYLIENECSLEEFKEKVAEFIEKEMD